TTGCACCTAAGTCCCCAAGGCTATGTTATTTGGCGCTATGCCCTTCAATTCTTCATGCAGGTGGAAACAGAACCCAGCAAAGCCAATTAAAAATTCCTGGCTTTGACTTTGCTGGGTAACGCCAGCTGAGCGTCCAGGCATTTTATGATCGACGAGGAGAACCACCAGAATGAGAGAGGAAACGGCTGCATGGATACAAAAGCCTTCAAACGGTCATTAAACAGTTCTGAGAACTACCATCGCAAGGGCTTTGGTCATCAAGAGGAAGTCGCTGGTGTCCTCAAATCCGAGTATCAGAGCCATCTCATTCAGGAAATTCGGGAAAACAACTACACCCTGAAACGCGGTGATGTCACCATCCGGTTAGCCGAATCGTTTGGTTTTTGCTGGGGTGTGGAACGCGCCGTCGCAATGGCTTATGAAACCCGCCAGCACTTCCCGACCGAGCAGATTTGGATTACTAATGAAATTATTCACAACCCTTCTGTGAATCAGCGCTTGCGCGACATGAAAGTAGGGTTTATCTCAGTAGAGAAAGGGGAAAAAGACTTCTCCGTTGTCGATGCGGGTGACGTGGTGATTTTACCGGCATTTGGTGCCAGCGTTCAGGAAATGCAGCTGCTCAACGACAAGGGTTGCAAGATTGTCGATACAACCTGTCCTTGGGTTTCTAAAGTTTGGAATACGGTCGAAAAACACAAGAAAAAAGCTTATACCTCGATCATTCACGGCAAATACAATCACGAAGAAACTGTCGCCACCAGTTCTTTTGCTGACAAGTATTTGATCGTGCTGAATCTGGCACAAGCGGAGTATGTCTCTAACTACATTCTCAATGGTGGGAGTCGCGACGAATTTATGACAAAATTCAGCCGCGCTTGCTCAGAGGGATTCGATCCCGACACCGATTTAGAGCGGATTGGCATTGCTAATCAAACCACGATGCTCAAGAGCGAAACCGAGCTAATCGGCAAGCTATTTGAGCGCACCATGATGAGAAAGTATGGGCCAAGCGAGTTGAACGAGCATTTCCAAAGCTTCAACACCATCTGCGATGCCACTCAAGAGCGGCAAGATGCTATGTTTCAGCTAGTAGATGAAAAACTAGATCTCATGGTGGTGATTGGGGGGTTCAATTCTTCCAATACGACGCACTTACAAGAAATTGCCATTGAGCGGAAAATTCCTTCCTATCACATCGATAGCGCCGAGAGAATTGGCCCTGGCAATCGTGTGGAGCATAAGCCGCTGGATGGCGATTTGGAAGTTCAGGAAAATTGGCTCCCCGCTGGTCCCATCGTGGTAGGAGTTACTTCTGGAGCTTCAACTCCCGATAAGGTGGTAGAGGATACGATCGAGAGGATTTTTGAGCTGAAAGTGGCTGCGGTGGTTTAACAAAATTAGGGGATGAATTCGTTTTGAGTTTTGAGTTTTTCTTCAATTCAAAACTCAAAACTTTCAGCTTTTTTGGGCACCATCTGCAACTGGGGAAGCATCGTTAAACTGCTGCTGATTGTAGTTGTAAAGCGTGCGGATGGGGTAAGGAATGTTAATGTCAGCGCGATCGCAAGCTTGTTTGAGCGCGATCATCACCTTGGTTCTCGTGCGGCGCACATCTACTTTGTGCGGCGATGTCCA
The nucleotide sequence above comes from Coleofasciculus sp. FACHB-T130. Encoded proteins:
- a CDS encoding 4-hydroxy-3-methylbut-2-enyl diphosphate reductase, yielding MDTKAFKRSLNSSENYHRKGFGHQEEVAGVLKSEYQSHLIQEIRENNYTLKRGDVTIRLAESFGFCWGVERAVAMAYETRQHFPTEQIWITNEIIHNPSVNQRLRDMKVGFISVEKGEKDFSVVDAGDVVILPAFGASVQEMQLLNDKGCKIVDTTCPWVSKVWNTVEKHKKKAYTSIIHGKYNHEETVATSSFADKYLIVLNLAQAEYVSNYILNGGSRDEFMTKFSRACSEGFDPDTDLERIGIANQTTMLKSETELIGKLFERTMMRKYGPSELNEHFQSFNTICDATQERQDAMFQLVDEKLDLMVVIGGFNSSNTTHLQEIAIERKIPSYHIDSAERIGPGNRVEHKPLDGDLEVQENWLPAGPIVVGVTSGASTPDKVVEDTIERIFELKVAAVV